The Terracoccus luteus genome includes a region encoding these proteins:
- a CDS encoding diacylglycerol/lipid kinase family protein translates to MPPAPDPATPPAPPRRRRLTVVYNPVKVEDLQGARTVVADACERHGWEQATWVPTTAEETGEKQAREAVEAGADCVASYGGDGTVRAVASALVGTQVALGLLPGGTGNLLARNLRLPVESLEEAALAVVGGRDRRIDVGLLRSSEDSVPTPGAGDAPEDDEEVFLVMAGLGLDGQIMAGTNEKVKGVLGWPAYVLSAARQLTRRGFSADVAPTAAGQPSGPTPQGETGGDGTVDHSVARHARTVLVGNCGTLQGGLELMPDARLDDGILDAVVLAPRGVFAWVSVLTAIVTRDRRGHRRLDRMRGPGFTVEVAEPVEAEIDGDPIGERRGLAIRVLPGSLVVRVG, encoded by the coding sequence ATGCCCCCAGCCCCGGACCCTGCGACACCGCCGGCCCCGCCGCGCCGCCGTCGCCTCACCGTCGTCTACAACCCGGTCAAGGTCGAGGACCTGCAGGGCGCCCGCACGGTGGTGGCCGACGCCTGCGAGCGCCACGGCTGGGAGCAGGCGACGTGGGTGCCGACGACCGCCGAGGAGACCGGCGAGAAGCAGGCCCGCGAGGCCGTCGAGGCGGGCGCCGACTGCGTCGCCTCCTATGGGGGTGACGGCACGGTGCGCGCCGTCGCGAGCGCCCTCGTCGGGACCCAGGTCGCGCTCGGGCTGCTGCCGGGTGGCACCGGCAACCTGCTCGCCCGCAACCTCCGGCTGCCGGTCGAGTCGCTCGAGGAGGCGGCGCTCGCCGTCGTCGGTGGCCGCGACCGCCGTATCGACGTCGGCCTGCTGCGCAGCAGTGAGGACTCCGTGCCGACGCCCGGCGCCGGTGACGCCCCCGAGGACGACGAGGAGGTCTTCCTCGTCATGGCCGGTCTCGGGCTCGACGGCCAGATCATGGCCGGCACGAACGAGAAGGTGAAGGGCGTGCTGGGCTGGCCGGCCTACGTGCTCTCGGCCGCCCGGCAGCTGACCCGCCGCGGGTTCAGCGCCGACGTCGCGCCGACGGCCGCCGGGCAGCCGAGCGGGCCGACGCCGCAGGGGGAGACCGGCGGAGACGGCACGGTCGACCACTCCGTCGCGCGCCACGCCCGCACCGTGCTCGTCGGCAACTGCGGCACCCTCCAGGGTGGCCTCGAGCTCATGCCGGACGCCCGCCTCGACGACGGCATCCTCGACGCCGTCGTGCTGGCCCCGCGCGGCGTCTTCGCGTGGGTCTCGGTGCTCACCGCGATCGTCACCCGCGACCGCAGGGGCCACCGCCGCCTCGACCGCATGCGCGGGCCGGGCTTCACCGTGGAGGTGGCCGAGCCCGTCGAGGCGGAGATCGACGGCGACCCGATCGGCGAGCGCCGCGGGCTCGCGATCCGGGTGCTGCCCGGGTCGCTGGTGGTCCGCGTTGGGTGA
- a CDS encoding phosphatase PAP2 family protein, whose amino-acid sequence MGEPQRLGRVGRGRRLLRAVAYGLVSAVPVTALALFVREHFGPLLRLDEAAIRAATDVTRERPWLRTFLLDWQEATQPKWVYIAGTIVCLVVWRRHHLTTRAAWAFVTMMVAWNLQLVLKEVVQRARPVVADPVSTAPGYSFPSGHVANAAAATSILALLVWPLLERRGRVAVVTAAVVVTGVTALDRVYLGVHFPSDAVAGVLFGMGLAAASYAGYRGWNPLGPEDPPPPEEKAADPASRPTRTVPRRGTP is encoded by the coding sequence TTGGGTGAGCCGCAGCGGCTCGGACGGGTCGGGCGCGGTCGGCGGCTGCTGCGGGCGGTGGCCTACGGCCTCGTGTCCGCCGTTCCCGTCACGGCGCTCGCGCTCTTCGTCCGCGAGCACTTCGGCCCTTTGCTGCGGCTCGACGAGGCAGCGATCCGGGCGGCCACGGACGTCACCCGCGAGCGACCGTGGCTGCGCACCTTCCTGCTCGACTGGCAGGAGGCCACCCAGCCGAAGTGGGTCTACATCGCCGGCACGATCGTGTGCCTCGTCGTCTGGCGGCGCCACCACCTCACCACCCGCGCCGCGTGGGCCTTCGTCACGATGATGGTGGCCTGGAACCTCCAGCTCGTGCTCAAGGAGGTCGTGCAGCGGGCCCGGCCCGTCGTCGCCGACCCCGTGTCGACCGCGCCCGGCTACAGCTTCCCCTCGGGCCACGTCGCCAACGCGGCCGCCGCCACGAGCATCCTCGCGCTGCTCGTCTGGCCGCTGCTCGAACGCCGCGGGCGCGTCGCGGTCGTCACGGCGGCGGTCGTCGTCACCGGCGTCACCGCGCTCGACCGCGTCTACCTCGGCGTCCACTTCCCCTCGGATGCCGTCGCCGGTGTCCTCTTCGGGATGGGCCTCGCGGCCGCCTCCTACGCCGGGTACCGCGGCTGGAACCCGCTGGGTCCCGAGGACCCGCCTCCCCCGGAGGAGAAGGCCGCCGACCCGGCCTCTCGCCCCACCCGAACCGTCCCGAGAAGAGGCACGCCGTGA
- a CDS encoding acyl-CoA thioester hydrolase/BAAT C-terminal domain-containing protein has protein sequence MSVRESRLAEHDTVLAQPVDGGNGTGVLVLGGSSGRVERDRVRVLAQAGVTALGLRWFGGPGLPPAIDEYPLERLSWGIDRLADRCDRIAVIGSSKGAEALLLYSPDDPRVDAVVAFAPTHVAWADLGRRPDEAPRDDRSSWSRGGRPLPFVPYDHEAPTPGDPPAFAPMYAASLAGLADRDPARLEAARLPVERFFGAMLLAAGGDDAVWPSLGSAREIERRRTASGLPTTVVTHPGAGHRVVLPGETPPTGGQPMARGGTEVDDRALGALVHPHLMRVLDLEP, from the coding sequence GTGTCCGTCAGGGAGAGCCGGCTGGCCGAGCACGACACCGTGCTCGCCCAGCCGGTCGACGGCGGCAACGGCACCGGCGTGCTCGTGCTCGGGGGGAGCAGCGGCCGCGTCGAGCGCGATCGGGTCCGGGTGCTGGCGCAGGCTGGGGTGACGGCCCTCGGCCTGCGCTGGTTCGGCGGCCCCGGCCTGCCCCCGGCCATCGACGAGTACCCGCTCGAGCGGCTGTCGTGGGGCATCGACCGGCTGGCCGACCGCTGCGACCGGATCGCCGTGATCGGCAGCTCGAAGGGCGCCGAGGCCCTGCTGCTCTACTCCCCCGACGACCCCCGGGTCGACGCCGTCGTCGCCTTCGCCCCCACCCACGTGGCCTGGGCCGACCTGGGCCGGCGCCCGGACGAGGCGCCCCGCGACGACCGCTCGTCGTGGAGCCGGGGAGGCCGCCCGTTGCCCTTCGTGCCGTACGACCACGAGGCCCCCACGCCGGGGGACCCACCGGCGTTCGCGCCGATGTACGCCGCGAGCCTCGCCGGCCTCGCCGACCGCGACCCCGCACGCCTCGAGGCGGCCCGTCTGCCGGTCGAGCGCTTCTTCGGGGCGATGCTCCTCGCCGCCGGGGGTGACGACGCCGTCTGGCCGTCACTCGGCTCGGCGCGCGAGATCGAGCGCCGACGCACGGCATCCGGGCTGCCCACCACGGTGGTCACGCACCCGGGCGCGGGTCACCGGGTGGTGCTGCCGGGAGAGACGCCGCCCACCGGCGGTCAGCCCATGGCCCGCGGCGGCACGGAGGTGGACGACCGCGCGCTCGGCGCGCTCGTCCACCCCCACCTCATGCGGGTGCTCGACCTCGAGCCGTGA
- a CDS encoding phosphatase PAP2 family protein, whose translation MSRPATAPETRPHRHEPRGVLVHRWDGVTSGPSAGAAARDLGLRVLAPAVVLFAVLLGTGYLITGPLGDLPAENRVSKALADGRTSTWNGITAVWSHVGNTEIVIGVCVVVALLVWWRTRQWWFALVPVIAIAVQASVFVAVSAIVGRERPTVDKLDPAPPTSSYPSGHVGASTALYLALAFMAQRIETPWLRRLVTVVCVVVPFLVAYARLYRGMHHLSDVLVGAVNGIVCALLAWAWLRRDRTR comes from the coding sequence GTGAGCCGTCCCGCCACCGCCCCGGAGACCCGCCCGCACCGTCACGAGCCGCGCGGCGTTCTCGTGCACCGGTGGGACGGCGTCACGTCCGGACCGTCGGCCGGCGCCGCCGCCCGCGACCTCGGGCTGCGGGTGCTCGCCCCGGCCGTCGTGCTCTTCGCGGTGCTGCTCGGCACCGGGTACCTCATCACCGGTCCGCTCGGCGACCTGCCGGCCGAGAACCGCGTCAGCAAGGCGCTGGCCGACGGCCGCACCTCGACGTGGAACGGCATCACCGCCGTGTGGTCGCACGTCGGCAACACCGAGATCGTCATCGGTGTCTGCGTCGTCGTCGCCCTGCTCGTCTGGTGGCGCACGAGGCAGTGGTGGTTCGCGCTCGTGCCGGTCATCGCCATCGCGGTGCAGGCCAGCGTCTTCGTCGCAGTGTCGGCCATCGTCGGTCGCGAACGCCCGACGGTCGACAAGCTCGACCCGGCCCCGCCCACGAGCAGCTACCCGAGCGGTCACGTCGGCGCGTCGACCGCGCTCTACCTCGCCCTCGCGTTCATGGCCCAGCGCATCGAGACCCCGTGGCTGCGGCGGCTCGTCACCGTCGTCTGCGTCGTCGTGCCGTTCCTCGTCGCGTACGCCCGGCTCTACCGCGGCATGCACCACCTCAGCGACGTCCTCGTCGGCGCGGTCAACGGCATCGTCTGCGCCCTGCTCGCCTGGGCCTGGCTGCGCCGCGACCGCACCCGCTGA
- a CDS encoding carbohydrate ABC transporter permease, with protein sequence MSGTTLPTPAVRRSQNPSGTPGGATPGPGADGRGSRASAPVRRSSLGKRLGPYGYLAPVIALMLVLMILPVAVVIRYSFFDNVIISPTSIVVGLKNYVTILTDPAFHTATKNTLVFTGVSVAAHLVIGLGFAMLLNSTLIGNRTKTVFRTIFVMPWLLTVAIIAILWRLLLDPNGVVNYGLQSVGLIDGPVAWFSELNLALPAVTVMNIWAGYPFFMISLLAGLQGISTDLYEAAAVDGASWWGRFVHVTLPSLRPVIISMALLDVIWTSQQFPLIWMTTGGGPLDRTEMLSTYTYKLAFSEYQFAQAAASAVIMLVIALVLAVLYVRHQRARD encoded by the coding sequence ATGTCAGGTACCACCCTGCCCACCCCAGCGGTGAGGCGATCGCAGAACCCCTCGGGCACTCCCGGCGGCGCCACCCCAGGCCCCGGTGCCGACGGCCGCGGCTCGCGGGCGTCGGCACCGGTCCGGCGATCGAGCCTCGGCAAGCGCCTCGGCCCCTACGGCTACCTCGCCCCGGTCATCGCGCTCATGCTCGTGCTGATGATCCTGCCGGTGGCCGTCGTCATCCGGTACTCGTTCTTCGACAACGTCATCATCAGCCCCACCTCGATCGTCGTCGGCCTCAAGAACTACGTCACGATCCTCACCGACCCGGCCTTTCACACGGCGACGAAGAACACCCTCGTCTTCACCGGCGTCAGCGTCGCGGCGCACCTCGTCATCGGCCTCGGGTTTGCGATGCTGCTCAACTCGACGCTCATCGGCAACCGCACCAAGACGGTCTTCCGCACCATCTTCGTCATGCCGTGGCTGCTCACCGTGGCCATCATCGCCATCCTCTGGCGGCTCCTGCTCGACCCCAACGGCGTCGTCAACTACGGCCTCCAGAGCGTCGGGCTCATCGACGGTCCGGTCGCCTGGTTCAGCGAGCTCAACCTCGCGCTGCCGGCGGTGACGGTGATGAACATCTGGGCCGGCTACCCGTTCTTCATGATCAGCCTGCTCGCCGGCCTGCAGGGGATCTCGACCGACCTCTACGAGGCCGCGGCCGTCGACGGCGCCTCGTGGTGGGGACGGTTCGTGCACGTGACGCTGCCGTCGCTGCGCCCCGTCATCATCAGCATGGCGCTGCTCGACGTCATCTGGACGTCCCAGCAGTTCCCGCTCATCTGGATGACGACCGGCGGCGGACCGCTCGACCGCACCGAGATGCTCAGCACCTATACCTACAAGCTCGCCTTCAGCGAGTACCAGTTCGCCCAGGCCGCCGCCAGCGCCGTGATCATGCTCGTCATCGCCCTGGTGCTCGCCGTCCTGTACGTCCGCCACCAGCGAGCGAGGGACTGA
- a CDS encoding M1 family metallopeptidase, which translates to MRTPLRRVVAAAAGAVTAAGLSFTAAPPAGATTATPTTAGAAITTAGTAPAATSHPPTGRAASGRDSLFPGQGTDAYDVRHYDVALDYAKAGTISATTTVRATAARPLPRIDLDLEGLTVRSVSVDGRDATWSRTGTKLHVVPRATVHGDFTVVVRYGGRPVTHIDPDGAKDGWVPTADGATVLSEPVGAQTWFPDNNTPADKASFRVAVTVPAGTEVAGNGVLSGESTRAGRTTWTWVQREPMATYLAMISIGQYDVYRSSLRLADGRTIPVTSFIDPDLGSQAAARAQIAPAVRFLERHFGPYPFSSVGIVASRIKVGYALETQTRPFFDGPVDTSTLVHELAHQWYGDSVTPADWGDIWLNEGFATYAEWWWQEAHGGQTRAEAFAKAYATAADDELWGPAPADLHDPALLFSDAVYTRGAMTLEALRHRIGSAAFDEVLQRWAATEEYRSTDTDAFVALAERVSGQRLDGFFDTWLYTPGKPARP; encoded by the coding sequence ATGCGCACTCCCCTCCGCCGCGTCGTCGCGGCCGCCGCCGGCGCGGTCACCGCCGCCGGTCTGTCCTTCACCGCAGCGCCGCCCGCCGGCGCCACCACCGCCACCCCCACCACGGCAGGCGCCGCCATCACCACCGCAGGCACCGCGCCCGCGGCCACGTCCCACCCCCCCACCGGCAGGGCGGCATCCGGGCGCGACTCGCTCTTCCCGGGCCAGGGCACCGACGCCTACGACGTCCGGCACTACGACGTCGCCCTCGACTACGCGAAGGCCGGCACCATCTCGGCCACGACGACCGTGCGGGCGACCGCGGCCCGTCCGCTCCCGCGCATCGACCTCGACCTCGAGGGGCTCACGGTGCGGTCCGTCTCCGTCGACGGCCGTGACGCCACGTGGTCGCGCACCGGCACGAAGCTGCACGTCGTCCCGCGGGCGACGGTGCACGGGGACTTCACCGTCGTCGTCCGCTACGGCGGTCGCCCGGTGACGCACATCGACCCCGACGGCGCCAAGGACGGCTGGGTGCCGACCGCCGACGGGGCGACCGTGCTGAGCGAGCCGGTGGGGGCGCAGACGTGGTTCCCAGACAACAACACCCCGGCCGACAAGGCCTCGTTCCGGGTGGCCGTCACCGTGCCGGCGGGCACCGAGGTGGCCGGCAACGGCGTCCTCTCCGGTGAGAGCACCCGGGCGGGGCGCACGACGTGGACGTGGGTGCAGCGCGAGCCGATGGCCACCTACCTCGCGATGATCTCCATCGGGCAGTACGACGTGTACCGCTCGTCGCTGCGGCTGGCCGACGGACGCACGATCCCGGTGACCTCGTTCATCGACCCCGACCTCGGCAGCCAGGCGGCGGCGCGGGCGCAGATCGCCCCCGCCGTCCGGTTCCTCGAGCGGCACTTCGGGCCCTACCCCTTCAGCTCCGTCGGCATCGTCGCCAGCCGCATCAAGGTGGGGTACGCGCTCGAGACGCAGACGCGCCCGTTCTTCGACGGCCCGGTCGACACCTCGACGCTCGTGCACGAGCTCGCGCACCAGTGGTACGGCGACTCGGTCACCCCGGCCGACTGGGGCGACATCTGGCTGAACGAGGGGTTCGCCACCTACGCCGAGTGGTGGTGGCAGGAGGCCCACGGCGGGCAGACGCGCGCCGAGGCGTTCGCGAAGGCCTACGCCACCGCGGCCGACGACGAGCTGTGGGGGCCGGCCCCGGCCGACCTGCACGACCCGGCGCTGCTCTTCTCGGACGCGGTCTACACGCGAGGGGCGATGACGCTGGAGGCCCTGCGCCACCGCATCGGCTCCGCGGCGTTCGACGAGGTGCTGCAGCGGTGGGCGGCGACGGAGGAGTACCGGTCGACCGACACCGACGCCTTCGTGGCGCTCGCCGAGCGGGTCTCGGGGCAGCGGCTCGACGGCTTCTTCGACACGTGGCTCTACACGCCGGGCAAGCCGGCCCGCCCCTGA
- a CDS encoding DEAD/DEAH box helicase — translation MPRDPDADALYEAFTEWTTDSGLTLYPHQDEAFLELLSGSNVILATPTGSGKSLVATAAHFTALADDRVSFYTAPIKALVSEKFFALCGQFGADNVGMITGDATVNGDAPIICCTAEILANIALREGSSADVGLVVMDEFHFYSEPDRGWAWQVPILELPQAQFVLMSATLGDVTMFRDDLTRRTGRSTAVVAGAERPVPLEFSYAMTPLHETIETLLEKDRAPVYVVHFTQAAALERAQSLTAVKVTTREERDAIAERIGAFRFGAGFGRTLSRLVRHGIGVHHAGMLPKYRRLVEQLAQDGLLKVICGTDTLGVGINVPIRTVVLTGLTKFDGTKQRMLRAREFHQIVGRAGRAGYDTRGWVVAQAPDHVIENHRAVEKAGDDPKKQRKVQRKKAPDGFIGWSEETFDRLVAAAPEPLVPRLRVSHSMLVNILAREGNPVAHVSRLLTDNHHESKDQRRLQKHALVLARELLTSGVVERLPEADGTGRRHALTVDLQRDFALNQPLAPFALAVIDTLDPDSETYARDIVSVVESVLDDPRQVLWAQENKARGEAVAAMKLDGIEYEERMERLEEVSWPKPLAELLDTMLATYRQTHPWLSPEALSPKSVVREMYERGMTFNEFVGEYGLSRSEGLLLRYLTDAYRTLRHTVPESVRTDELDDLVEWLGELVRQTDSSLLDEWEDLVNPDAALPQPGTLAPPARPLTGNVRAFTVMIRNALWHRVELASRDQWEALGALEARVAELTDPPQKVVMTAQAWNDALGAYYDDHDAIETDQQARSPALLQVEKGADTWRLRQVVRDPDDDLDWGIVAHVDLPASDEAGAAVLTVDAFERLGG, via the coding sequence ATGCCGCGCGACCCCGACGCCGACGCCCTCTACGAGGCGTTCACCGAGTGGACGACCGACTCCGGGCTCACGCTCTACCCGCACCAGGACGAGGCCTTCCTCGAGCTGCTCAGCGGCAGCAACGTCATCCTCGCCACGCCGACCGGGTCGGGCAAGTCGCTCGTGGCGACCGCCGCCCACTTCACCGCGCTCGCCGACGACCGGGTCAGCTTCTACACGGCGCCGATCAAGGCCCTCGTCTCCGAGAAGTTCTTCGCCCTGTGCGGCCAGTTCGGCGCCGACAACGTCGGCATGATCACCGGCGACGCGACGGTCAACGGTGACGCTCCCATCATCTGCTGCACGGCCGAGATCCTCGCCAACATCGCTCTGCGAGAGGGCAGCTCGGCCGACGTCGGCCTCGTCGTCATGGACGAGTTCCACTTCTACAGCGAGCCCGACCGCGGCTGGGCGTGGCAGGTGCCGATCCTCGAGCTGCCCCAGGCGCAGTTCGTGCTCATGTCGGCGACCCTCGGCGACGTCACGATGTTCCGCGACGACCTCACCCGCCGCACCGGCCGGTCCACGGCCGTCGTCGCGGGGGCCGAGCGGCCCGTCCCCCTCGAGTTCTCGTACGCCATGACGCCGCTGCACGAGACGATCGAGACGCTGCTCGAGAAGGACCGCGCGCCCGTCTATGTCGTGCACTTCACCCAGGCCGCCGCCCTCGAGCGGGCCCAGAGCCTCACCGCCGTGAAGGTCACGACCCGCGAGGAGCGCGACGCCATCGCCGAGCGCATCGGCGCCTTCCGCTTCGGGGCCGGCTTCGGGCGGACCCTGTCGCGGCTCGTGCGCCACGGCATCGGGGTGCACCACGCCGGCATGCTGCCGAAGTACCGCCGGCTCGTCGAGCAGCTCGCGCAGGACGGCCTGCTCAAGGTGATCTGCGGCACCGACACCCTGGGCGTCGGCATCAACGTCCCGATCCGCACGGTCGTGCTCACCGGGCTGACGAAGTTCGACGGCACGAAGCAGCGGATGCTGCGGGCCCGCGAGTTCCACCAGATCGTCGGCCGGGCCGGACGCGCCGGCTACGACACGCGCGGCTGGGTCGTGGCCCAGGCCCCCGACCACGTCATCGAGAACCACCGGGCGGTCGAGAAGGCCGGCGACGACCCGAAGAAGCAGCGCAAGGTGCAGCGCAAGAAGGCCCCCGACGGGTTCATCGGCTGGAGCGAGGAGACCTTCGACCGGCTCGTCGCCGCCGCACCCGAGCCCCTCGTCCCCCGCCTGCGGGTCTCGCACTCGATGCTCGTCAACATCCTCGCCCGCGAGGGCAACCCGGTCGCCCACGTCTCACGGCTGCTGACCGACAACCACCACGAGAGCAAGGACCAGCGCCGCCTGCAGAAGCACGCCCTCGTGCTGGCCCGCGAGCTGCTGACCTCGGGTGTCGTCGAGCGGCTGCCCGAGGCGGACGGCACCGGGCGGCGGCACGCCCTCACCGTCGACCTCCAGCGTGACTTCGCCCTCAACCAGCCGCTGGCACCGTTCGCGCTGGCCGTCATCGACACCCTCGACCCCGACTCCGAGACGTACGCGCGCGACATCGTCTCGGTCGTCGAGTCGGTGCTCGACGACCCGCGCCAGGTGCTGTGGGCGCAGGAGAACAAGGCCCGGGGCGAGGCCGTCGCCGCCATGAAGCTCGACGGCATCGAGTACGAGGAGCGCATGGAGCGCCTCGAGGAGGTGTCGTGGCCCAAGCCGCTCGCCGAGCTGCTCGACACCATGCTCGCCACCTACCGCCAGACCCATCCGTGGCTCTCCCCCGAGGCGCTGTCGCCGAAGTCGGTCGTGCGCGAGATGTACGAGCGCGGCATGACCTTCAACGAGTTCGTCGGCGAGTACGGCCTCTCCCGTTCCGAGGGGCTGCTGCTGCGCTATCTCACCGACGCCTACCGCACCCTGCGGCACACGGTGCCCGAGTCGGTGCGCACCGACGAGCTCGACGACCTCGTGGAGTGGCTCGGTGAGCTCGTGCGCCAGACCGACTCCAGCCTGCTCGACGAGTGGGAGGACCTCGTCAACCCGGATGCCGCCCTGCCGCAGCCGGGCACGCTCGCCCCGCCCGCGCGCCCCCTGACGGGCAACGTGCGTGCCTTCACCGTCATGATCCGCAACGCCCTGTGGCACCGGGTCGAGCTCGCGTCCCGCGACCAGTGGGAGGCCCTCGGTGCGCTCGAGGCGCGGGTGGCCGAGCTGACCGACCCGCCGCAAAAGGTCGTCATGACGGCGCAGGCGTGGAACGACGCGCTCGGCGCGTACTACGACGACCACGACGCCATCGAGACCGACCAGCAGGCCCGCTCCCCCGCCCTGCTCCAGGTCGAGAAGGGCGCGGACACGTGGCGGCTGCGCCAGGTCGTCCGCGACCCCGACGACGACCTGGACTGGGGCATCGTCGCGCACGTCGACCTCCCGGCGTCCGACGAGGCGGGCGCCGCCGTGCTCACCGTCGACGCCTTCGAGCGGTTGGGCGGCTGA
- a CDS encoding DUF1206 domain-containing protein: MDSSDVKAVSREAGDHPALETAARVGYAVNGLLHVMIGVIALQLAWATSKLTADQSGALGALSGNTFGKLALWVAVVGWLGLGLWQVTEAITGSFETPDRVKAAAKAVVYLVLSWTAFGFARGGKGDSGKQSTDFTRWLLGAPLGVWLVGLVGVAVFGVGVYHVVKGWKRKFLADLESDPGDFVEVAGRYGYIAKGIALGVVGGLFVVAAARHRPSEADGLDGALHTLLEAPGGKALLTVVALGLIAYGVYSFGRARHADV, from the coding sequence ATGGACTCGTCCGACGTCAAGGCGGTCTCGCGCGAGGCCGGTGACCACCCGGCGCTCGAGACGGCCGCGCGGGTCGGCTACGCCGTCAACGGGCTGCTGCACGTCATGATCGGCGTCATCGCCCTGCAGCTGGCCTGGGCCACCTCGAAGCTGACGGCCGACCAGTCGGGGGCGCTCGGGGCGCTGTCGGGCAACACCTTCGGCAAGCTGGCCCTGTGGGTCGCGGTGGTCGGCTGGCTCGGCCTCGGGCTGTGGCAGGTCACGGAGGCGATCACCGGGTCGTTCGAGACGCCCGACCGAGTCAAGGCGGCGGCCAAGGCCGTCGTCTACCTCGTGCTCAGCTGGACCGCGTTCGGCTTCGCCCGCGGCGGCAAGGGCGACAGCGGCAAGCAGTCGACCGACTTCACCCGCTGGCTGCTCGGGGCCCCCCTCGGTGTGTGGCTCGTGGGCCTCGTCGGGGTGGCGGTCTTCGGCGTGGGCGTCTACCACGTCGTCAAGGGCTGGAAACGGAAGTTCCTCGCCGACCTCGAGAGCGACCCCGGCGACTTCGTGGAGGTCGCCGGCCGTTACGGTTACATCGCCAAGGGCATCGCCCTCGGCGTCGTCGGCGGCCTCTTCGTCGTCGCCGCCGCGCGGCACCGGCCGAGCGAGGCGGACGGGCTCGACGGCGCGCTGCACACGCTGCTCGAGGCGCCCGGGGGCAAGGCCCTGCTGACCGTCGTCGCGCTCGGCCTCATCGCCTACGGCGTCTACTCCTTCGGACGCGCCCGGCACGCCGACGTCTGA
- a CDS encoding carbohydrate ABC transporter permease: MVFTLPYAIIMMTGYFNTLPRELDEAARVDGTSSFGALWRILVPISLPGIVSVAVYTFMIAWNEYLFALTLTRTDDMRTVPIGIQLLMGQHSYEWSEMMAMSVLGSVPVLVLFVFFQKFFIGGMTAGAVKS; encoded by the coding sequence ATGGTGTTCACGCTGCCCTACGCGATCATCATGATGACGGGCTACTTCAACACCCTGCCTCGCGAGCTCGACGAGGCCGCGCGGGTCGACGGGACCTCGAGCTTCGGCGCGCTGTGGCGCATCCTCGTGCCGATCTCGCTGCCGGGCATCGTCTCGGTCGCCGTGTACACGTTCATGATCGCGTGGAACGAGTACCTCTTCGCGCTCACCCTCACCCGCACCGACGACATGCGCACGGTGCCCATCGGCATCCAGCTGCTCATGGGCCAGCACTCGTACGAGTGGAGCGAGATGATGGCGATGAGTGTGCTGGGCAGCGTGCCGGTCCTGGTCCTGTTCGTCTTCTTCCAGAAGTTCTTCATCGGCGGCATGACCGCCGGCGCCGTGAAGAGCTGA
- a CDS encoding EVE domain-containing protein has translation MVRTVTNTVTRDRLGAWVLKCNPVAWDLRAFVDSGEGRVTSWSVQPGYRADLMEPGDRVLFWVSGDGRTGFDRGVWGLGHVTAPAEPWVETDPGHWRAAGDAHGIRARVEVDVPLLSAPVTDADLRAVGCDRLEVQRQPFLANPSWVDVDQLAAMGPLLPPWPDPPA, from the coding sequence GTGGTGAGAACCGTGACGAACACCGTGACCCGCGACCGGCTCGGCGCCTGGGTGCTGAAGTGCAACCCCGTCGCGTGGGACCTTCGCGCCTTCGTCGACTCCGGCGAGGGACGCGTCACCTCGTGGTCGGTGCAGCCGGGCTACCGGGCCGACCTCATGGAGCCGGGCGACCGGGTGCTCTTCTGGGTCTCAGGCGACGGCCGCACGGGGTTCGACCGTGGCGTGTGGGGTCTGGGCCACGTCACGGCGCCCGCGGAGCCGTGGGTCGAGACCGACCCCGGTCACTGGCGTGCAGCGGGTGACGCCCACGGCATCCGGGCCCGCGTCGAGGTCGACGTCCCGCTGCTCTCGGCCCCCGTCACGGATGCCGACCTGCGCGCGGTCGGGTGCGACCGCCTCGAGGTGCAGCGCCAGCCCTTCCTCGCCAACCCCTCGTGGGTCGACGTCGACCAGCTCGCCGCGATGGGCCCGCTGCTGCCGCCGTGGCCCGACCCGCCTGCCTGA